One region of Culex pipiens pallens isolate TS chromosome 2, TS_CPP_V2, whole genome shotgun sequence genomic DNA includes:
- the LOC120427816 gene encoding hsc70-interacting protein 1-like, translated as MACPIDPAELAKLKIFVNLCTTQPELLNLPQLDFFKAFVEKLGGKVPEGTPSFAGAHKAGPKEGEEAKKAAPEPEADKKEDSEPESDVELDNEGCVEPDNEPEQPMGDAEKEPSEEELDQANDLRSKAAAAYSEQNYEESVKLFTEAIQINSRSALYYAKRGQAYLKLVKPNACIRDCNRALEINPDSATAYKFRGRANRLLGKWEEAAKDLRQACKLDFDEEADEWLKEVTPNAKKIEQHKLKQERRRQEKELRERQERVRRAQEANRKAAEESARAGGDGDDDFLGGVGGGAEDILNAFKDPEVAAALQDIMSNPANIGKYQNNPKVMNLVTKIAGQAGGGGGFPGFGGGFPGGFPGAGAGGFPGFGGGPPSSGGPKNTTDDLD; from the coding sequence atggcCTGCCCGATTGATCCGGCGGAACTggcaaagttgaaaattttcgtGAACCTTTGCACTACGCAGCCGGAGCTGCTGAACCTGCCGCAGTTGGACTTCTTCAAGGCGTTCGTGGAGAAGCTCGGCGGAAAGGTTCCGGAGGGCACGCCCAGTTTTGCCGGTGCACACAAGGCCGGTCCGAAGGAGGGGGAAGAGGCGAAGAAGGCGGCGCCGGAACCAGAGGCGGACAAGAAGGAAGATAGTGAACCGGAGTCGGATGTTGAGCTGGACAACGAGGGTTGCGTCGAGCCGGATAATGAGCCGGAACAGCCGATGGGAGATGCGGAGAAGGAACCGAGCGAGGAGGAACTGGACCAGGCGAATGATTTGCGCTCGAAGGCGGCGGCCGCGTACTCGGAGCAGAATTACGAGGAGTCTGTGAAGCTGTTCACGGAAGCGATTCAGATTAATTCCCGAAGCGCCCTTTACTACGCCAAACGTGGCCAGGCTTATCTGAAGCTGGTGAAACCGAACGCCTGCATCCGGGACTGCAATCGGGCGTTGGAGATTAATCCGGATTCGGCCACCGCGTACAAGTTCCGTGGCCGTGCGAATCGCCTGCTTGGCAAGTGGGAGGAAGCGGCCAAGGATCTGCGCCAGGCGTGCAAGCTGGACTTTGACGAGGAAGCCGACGAATGGCTGAAGGAGGTCACTCCGAACGCGAAAAAGATTGAACAACACAAGCTGAAGCAGGAGCGACGCCGCCAGGAGAAGGAACTGCGCGAACGACAGGAACGGGTTCGCCGGGCGCAGGAAGCAAACCGAAAGGCCGCCGAGGAATCTGCTCGCGCTGGTGGGGATGGTGATGATGACTTCCTTGGGGGAGTTGGAGGTGGAGCGGAAGACATCCTGAACGCCTTCAAGGATCCCGAGGTGGCAGCCGCGTTGCAGGATATCATGTCTAACCCGGCCAACATCGGCAAGTACCAGAACAACCCGAAGGTGATGAATCTCGTTACGAAGATCGCCGGCCAAGCTGGAGGTGGCGGTGGATTCCCTGGCTTCGGAGGTGGCTTCCCCGGAGGATTCCCTGGGGCCGGTGCCGGAGGATTCCCCGGATTCGGAGGTGGACCACCGTCCAGCGGTGGACCGAAGAACACCACCGACGATCTGGACTAG